Proteins encoded in a region of the Raphanus sativus cultivar WK10039 unplaced genomic scaffold, ASM80110v3 Scaffold0690, whole genome shotgun sequence genome:
- the LOC130502802 gene encoding uncharacterized protein LOC130502802 has protein sequence MSEGRIKKSVNGGGAPAQTNPDDRRSSVEPSQAAAAGKRAVVKSADMKEDMQKEAIEIAIAAFENNSVEKDIAENIKKEFDKKHGATWHCIVGRNFGSYVTHETNHFVYFYLDQKAVLLFKSG, from the exons atgagCGAGGGGAGGATAAAGAAGAGTGTGAACGGAGGAGGAGCACCGGCGCAAACGAATCCCGATGATCGGAGATCTAGTGTTGAACCTTCTCAAGCAGCGGCGGCGGGGAAGCGAGCTGTAGTAAAGAGTGCTGATATGAAAGAGGATATGCAGAAGGAGGCTATCGAAATCGCTATCGCC GCATTTGAGAATAACAGTGTGGAGAAGGATATAGCTGAGAATATAAAAAAGGAGTTTGACAAGAAACATGGTGCTACTTGGCATTGCATTGTTGGTCGCAACTTTG GTTCTTACGTAACTCACGAGACAAACCATTTCGTTTACTTTTACCTCGACC